One Osmerus eperlanus chromosome 16, fOsmEpe2.1, whole genome shotgun sequence DNA segment encodes these proteins:
- the nmnat3 gene encoding nicotinamide/nicotinic acid mononucleotide adenylyltransferase 1 isoform X4, with the protein MQTVQCSRTCFVRPVSGEEEDNMAAMRVPLVLLACGSFNPITNQHMRLFELARDHLHGTGQYKVVGGIVSPVSDGYGKQGLVLAKHRVAMAKLALQSSDWVSVDDWESQQPDWTETVVTLRSAPPRTNPVVEPSQQNLPSSRTFQSSCTTVMYHYGRILKQYQQKLEDRDSMSSQPPSKTRYPNPTKPNPNHQKLHLFIKALQPPS; encoded by the exons ATGCAAACTGTCCAGTGTTCCAGAACG TGTTTTGTGAGGCCCGtctcaggggaggaggaagacaacatGGCTGCCATGCGGGTGCCCCTGGTGCTGCTTGCGTGTGGCTCCTTCAACCCCATCACCAACCAGCACATGAGGCTGTTTGAGCTGGCCAGGGACCACCTGCACGGCACAg GCCAGTACAAGGTGGTGGGTGGGATCGTGTCCCCAGTAAGTGACGGCTACGGCAAGCAGGGCCTGGTATTGGCGAAGCACCGTGTTGCCATGGCGAAGCTGGCACTGCAGAGCTCAGATTGGGTGTCTGTGGACGACTGGGAAAGCCAGCAGCCTGATTGGACGGAGACGGTGGTCACCTTGAGGTCAGCCCCTCCCAGAAC CAACCCAGTTGTAGAACCTTCACAACAGAACCTACCAAGTTCTAGAACCTTCCAGAGCTCTTGTACAACAGTGAT GTACCACTATGGGAGGATTCTGAAGCAGTACCAACAGAAATTGGAGGACAGAGACAGCATGTCCTCTCAACCCCCCAGTAAGACCAGATACCCTAACCCTACAAAGCCTAACCCTAATCATCAAAAACTGcatttatttattaag gcccTACAGCCCCCCAGCTGA
- the nmnat3 gene encoding nicotinamide/nicotinic acid mononucleotide adenylyltransferase 3 isoform X3, producing the protein MQTVQCSRTCFVRPVSGEEEDNMAAMRVPLVLLACGSFNPITNQHMRLFELARDHLHGTGQYKVVGGIVSPVSDGYGKQGLVLAKHRVAMAKLALQSSDWVSVDDWESQQPDWTETVVTLRYHYGRILKQYQQKLEDRDSMSSQPPSPTAPQLKLLCGADFLDSFSVPGLWLEAHVEELAGRFGLVCVSRGALQPEWAVHRSDTLSRHRQNIFLVREWIRNEISATEVRRGLRRGQSVRYLVPDSVLEYVQQHHLYTHDSETLNQGAPLRPLTKQASDA; encoded by the exons ATGCAAACTGTCCAGTGTTCCAGAACG TGTTTTGTGAGGCCCGtctcaggggaggaggaagacaacatGGCTGCCATGCGGGTGCCCCTGGTGCTGCTTGCGTGTGGCTCCTTCAACCCCATCACCAACCAGCACATGAGGCTGTTTGAGCTGGCCAGGGACCACCTGCACGGCACAg GCCAGTACAAGGTGGTGGGTGGGATCGTGTCCCCAGTAAGTGACGGCTACGGCAAGCAGGGCCTGGTATTGGCGAAGCACCGTGTTGCCATGGCGAAGCTGGCACTGCAGAGCTCAGATTGGGTGTCTGTGGACGACTGGGAAAGCCAGCAGCCTGATTGGACGGAGACGGTGGTCACCTTGAG GTACCACTATGGGAGGATTCTGAAGCAGTACCAACAGAAATTGGAGGACAGAGACAGCATGTCCTCTCAACCCCCCA gcccTACAGCCCCCCAGCTGAAGCTGCTGTGCGGCGCTGACTTCCTGGACTCGTTCAGCGTGCCGGGCTTGTGGCTGGAGGCCCACGTGGAGGAGCTGGCCGGACGCTtcggcctggtgtgtgtgagccggGGCGCCCTGCAGCCGGAGTGGGCCGTGCACCGGTCCGACACGCTGTCCCGACACCGGCAGAACATCTTCCTGGTCCGGGAGTGGATCCGGAACGAGATCAGCGCCACCGAGGTGCGGCGGGGCCTGCGGCGCGGGCAGAGCGTGCGCTACCTGGTCCCTGACAGCGTCCTGGAGTACGTCCAGCAGCACCACCTCTACACACACGACAGCGAGACGCTCAACCAGGGAGCCCCTCTCAGACCCCTCACCAAGCAGGCTTCTGACGCCTGA
- the nmnat3 gene encoding nicotinamide/nicotinic acid mononucleotide adenylyltransferase 1 isoform X1, which produces MQTVQCSRTCFVRPVSGEEEDNMAAMRVPLVLLACGSFNPITNQHMRLFELARDHLHGTGQYKVVGGIVSPVSDGYGKQGLVLAKHRVAMAKLALQSSDWVSVDDWESQQPDWTETVVTLRSAPPRTNPVVEPSQQNLPSSRTFQSSCTTVMYHYGRILKQYQQKLEDRDSMSSQPPSPTAPQLKLLCGADFLDSFSVPGLWLEAHVEELAGRFGLVCVSRGALQPEWAVHRSDTLSRHRQNIFLVREWIRNEISATEVRRGLRRGQSVRYLVPDSVLEYVQQHHLYTHDSETLNQGAPLRPLTKQASDA; this is translated from the exons ATGCAAACTGTCCAGTGTTCCAGAACG TGTTTTGTGAGGCCCGtctcaggggaggaggaagacaacatGGCTGCCATGCGGGTGCCCCTGGTGCTGCTTGCGTGTGGCTCCTTCAACCCCATCACCAACCAGCACATGAGGCTGTTTGAGCTGGCCAGGGACCACCTGCACGGCACAg GCCAGTACAAGGTGGTGGGTGGGATCGTGTCCCCAGTAAGTGACGGCTACGGCAAGCAGGGCCTGGTATTGGCGAAGCACCGTGTTGCCATGGCGAAGCTGGCACTGCAGAGCTCAGATTGGGTGTCTGTGGACGACTGGGAAAGCCAGCAGCCTGATTGGACGGAGACGGTGGTCACCTTGAGGTCAGCCCCTCCCAGAAC CAACCCAGTTGTAGAACCTTCACAACAGAACCTACCAAGTTCTAGAACCTTCCAGAGCTCTTGTACAACAGTGAT GTACCACTATGGGAGGATTCTGAAGCAGTACCAACAGAAATTGGAGGACAGAGACAGCATGTCCTCTCAACCCCCCA gcccTACAGCCCCCCAGCTGAAGCTGCTGTGCGGCGCTGACTTCCTGGACTCGTTCAGCGTGCCGGGCTTGTGGCTGGAGGCCCACGTGGAGGAGCTGGCCGGACGCTtcggcctggtgtgtgtgagccggGGCGCCCTGCAGCCGGAGTGGGCCGTGCACCGGTCCGACACGCTGTCCCGACACCGGCAGAACATCTTCCTGGTCCGGGAGTGGATCCGGAACGAGATCAGCGCCACCGAGGTGCGGCGGGGCCTGCGGCGCGGGCAGAGCGTGCGCTACCTGGTCCCTGACAGCGTCCTGGAGTACGTCCAGCAGCACCACCTCTACACACACGACAGCGAGACGCTCAACCAGGGAGCCCCTCTCAGACCCCTCACCAAGCAGGCTTCTGACGCCTGA
- the nmnat3 gene encoding nicotinamide/nicotinic acid mononucleotide adenylyltransferase 1 isoform X2 translates to MAAMRVPLVLLACGSFNPITNQHMRLFELARDHLHGTGQYKVVGGIVSPVSDGYGKQGLVLAKHRVAMAKLALQSSDWVSVDDWESQQPDWTETVVTLRSAPPRTNPVVEPSQQNLPSSRTFQSSCTTVMYHYGRILKQYQQKLEDRDSMSSQPPSPTAPQLKLLCGADFLDSFSVPGLWLEAHVEELAGRFGLVCVSRGALQPEWAVHRSDTLSRHRQNIFLVREWIRNEISATEVRRGLRRGQSVRYLVPDSVLEYVQQHHLYTHDSETLNQGAPLRPLTKQASDA, encoded by the exons atGGCTGCCATGCGGGTGCCCCTGGTGCTGCTTGCGTGTGGCTCCTTCAACCCCATCACCAACCAGCACATGAGGCTGTTTGAGCTGGCCAGGGACCACCTGCACGGCACAg GCCAGTACAAGGTGGTGGGTGGGATCGTGTCCCCAGTAAGTGACGGCTACGGCAAGCAGGGCCTGGTATTGGCGAAGCACCGTGTTGCCATGGCGAAGCTGGCACTGCAGAGCTCAGATTGGGTGTCTGTGGACGACTGGGAAAGCCAGCAGCCTGATTGGACGGAGACGGTGGTCACCTTGAGGTCAGCCCCTCCCAGAAC CAACCCAGTTGTAGAACCTTCACAACAGAACCTACCAAGTTCTAGAACCTTCCAGAGCTCTTGTACAACAGTGAT GTACCACTATGGGAGGATTCTGAAGCAGTACCAACAGAAATTGGAGGACAGAGACAGCATGTCCTCTCAACCCCCCA gcccTACAGCCCCCCAGCTGAAGCTGCTGTGCGGCGCTGACTTCCTGGACTCGTTCAGCGTGCCGGGCTTGTGGCTGGAGGCCCACGTGGAGGAGCTGGCCGGACGCTtcggcctggtgtgtgtgagccggGGCGCCCTGCAGCCGGAGTGGGCCGTGCACCGGTCCGACACGCTGTCCCGACACCGGCAGAACATCTTCCTGGTCCGGGAGTGGATCCGGAACGAGATCAGCGCCACCGAGGTGCGGCGGGGCCTGCGGCGCGGGCAGAGCGTGCGCTACCTGGTCCCTGACAGCGTCCTGGAGTACGTCCAGCAGCACCACCTCTACACACACGACAGCGAGACGCTCAACCAGGGAGCCCCTCTCAGACCCCTCACCAAGCAGGCTTCTGACGCCTGA